The following proteins are encoded in a genomic region of Alnus glutinosa chromosome 8, dhAlnGlut1.1, whole genome shotgun sequence:
- the LOC133875636 gene encoding auxin-responsive protein SAUR76, protein MKKMNMMMILRKCKSLSRQLGRSSSYSSLRSKSARGGDHIWEDDHDEHDDDETTIFVGSTRKRYVISSKYLTHPLITALKQKPNAGDHPENVLVLNCEVVLFDHLLWMLHNADPILTSDSFQELADLYVSSSV, encoded by the coding sequence atgaagaagatgaatatGATGATGATACTGAGGAAGTGCAAGAGCTTGTCAAGGCAATTGGGGAGATCTTCATCATATAGCAGTCTAAGGTCGAAATCCGCAAGAGGTGGTGATCATATATGGGAAGATGATCATGATGagcatgatgatgatgaaactACTATATTTGTGGGAAGTACGAGAAAGCGGTACGTGATTAGTTCCAAGTACCTCACCCATCCTCTTATAACTGCTCTCAAGCAAAAGCCAAACGCAGGGGATCATCCGGAGAATGTTTTGGTGCTCAACTGTGAAGTCGTTCTCTTTGACCATCTCTTGTGGATGCTTCACAATGCCGACCCAATTCTCACCTCCGACTCCTTTCAGGAATTGGCTGACCTCTATGTTTCCTCATCTGTTTAA